Proteins from a genomic interval of Lolium perenne isolate Kyuss_39 chromosome 1, Kyuss_2.0, whole genome shotgun sequence:
- the LOC127316554 gene encoding lichenase-2-like, translating to MVSQGVASMFALALLLGAFASIPQSVESIGVCYGMSANNLPAASTVVGMFESYGINSMRLYAPDQAALQAVGGTGVNVVVGAPNDVLSALAASPAAADSWVRNNIQAYPKVSFRYVCVGNEVAGGATQNLLPAMQNVQGALASAGLGHIKVTTSVSQAILGVYSPPSAGAFTGEADAFMGPVVQFLARTGGPLMANIYPYLAWAYNPSAMDMSYALFTASGTVVQDGAYGYQNLFDTTVDAFYTAMAKHGGDGVSLVVSESGWPSAGGEAANPANARIYNQYLINHVGRGTPRHPGGIETYVFSMFNENQKDNGVEQNWGLFYPNMQHVYPISF from the exons ATGGTGAGCCAAGGCGTTGCCTCCATGTTTGCTCTCGCATTGCTCCTCGGAGCCTTCGCCTCCATCCCACAAA GCGTGGAGTCCATCGGGGTGTGCTACGGCATGAGCGCCAACAACCTGCCGGCGGCGAGCACCGTGGTGGGTATGTTCGAATCCTATGGGATCAACTCCATGCGTCTGTACGCGCCGGACCAGGCGGCGCTCCAGGCCGTCGGAGGCACGGGAGTGAACGTGGTCGTCGGCGCGCCCAACGACGTGCTGTCGGCCCTCGCCgccagccccgccgccgccgactcCTGGGTGCGGAACAACATCCAGGCGTACCCCAAGGTGTCCTTCCGATACGTCTGCGTGGGCAACGAGGTGGCCGGCGGCGCCACCCAGAACCTTCTCCCGGCAATGCAGAACGTGCAGGGCGCGCTGGCCTCAGCCGGGCTGGGGCACATCAAGGTGACCACGTCGGTGTCGCAGGCCATCCTCGGCGTGTATAGCCCGCCTTCCGCCGGCGCCTTCACCGGGGAGGCGGACGCCTTCATGGGCCCCGTGGTGCAGTTCCTCGCCCGCACCGGCGGCCCGCTCATGGCCAACATCTACCCGTACCTGGCCTGGGCCTACAACCCCAGCGCCATGGACATGAGCTACGCTCTCTTCACCGCCTCCGGCACCGTGGTCCAAGACGGCGCCTACGGGTACCAGAACCTGTTCGACACCACAGTGGACGCCTTCTACACGGCGATGGCCAagcacggcggcgacggcgtgagCCTCGTGGTATCGGAGAGCGGGTGGCCGTCGGCCGGCGGCGAGGCGGCGAACCCGGCCAACGCCAGGATCTACAACCAGTACCTCATCAACCACGTCGGACGCGGCACACCGCGGCACCCGGGAGGCATCGAGACCTACGTCTTCTCCATGTTCAACGAGAACCAGAAGGACAACGGCGTGGAGCAGAACTGGGGTCTCTTCTACCCCAACATGCAGCACGTCTACCCCATCAGCTTCTGA